AGTTAGTCGATGCGAAGGGTGGTTGGAGCAATCTGACGGAAGCCGAGGCGCAGGCTTTTATTGATTCGCTCCAGAGAGATTCGCGCTTCGTTGCGTTGTTGGCATCCTCCGATAATATTCTTTCTGATTCGCAAGCAATCACAATAAATAGTGGAAAATACGTAGTCGGTACTATCACAGGCGGCCTTCAGGCTGCAGGTTCAGACGCGAAGTCAGTTTTGCTCTTTCTCAACGACATGTCAGGTTACATGTTCTACAGTGCGAGCGGCGGACTTCTGTTTCAAGAGAATGCCCTCAATTTCACAAATACCGTGCATGATTTCACAGATGCAGTTGTGTACTTAACGCAACACATCGATGAGGTTGGCCCAGCCGTAGTTGAAGGGCTAGAAAAAAAGTGGAATGAATACTTGCTGGCTGTCAGGGAAGGGGACTATTATCGCGCGGGCAACCTGTTTGGAGAATTCCATTACGAAGTAGGCACGGTTCTCGTCGGGGCCATAGGAACTGCGAAGGGCTTGATGAGCGGGCTGAAATCCGCAGCCCCGAAGTTCGCTGCGACAGTGGAGGCTGCGGAAGCGGCGAGGCTTGCGAGGGTTGGGGATGGGGCGGTTGGGATAGCTTCAAAAAGTGCAACCAATGTCGCAGACGATTTTTTTGTTAACACTAAATTTACAGATAAAGTTCTTAAACAAATGGAGCAAGGTGACTTTCATGCTTTTCCAAAAAACGTGGAAGGATTTCAACGTGCTGGAAAAGTGACTAAAATTACCGGGAGTGATGGAGTAACACGGGAAATGCTCAAAATACCTGGTAGCTACAAAGGTAAAGAAGGAATGTTTGAATTTATAAAGGAGGCGGATGGTACGATTAATCACCGTTTCTTTCGTCCATATCCGGAGCAATAATCATGGACACGATTTGGTCAAAAGAGTCCGATGCTATTTTAAAAGTTGGTCGTTCCCTTGAAGATGTTGGTGTTTACAACTGGGCATTGACCAAGACAGAGGCTTTAATGGCTTTGGATCGATTAGAAGCTGAAGGAATCGCCATCTTGGGGGGTGATGTTTATGTGATGCAAATAGACAGCCTGCAATCAAACTATGATAATTGGTATTGTGACCGAGATGAGAATGAATCCACATTGGCCTTCGTATCTCGAAGTATTGCCAAAGCGCGAGAATACGTTACCAACTACAAGTTGAGTCGAGATGCGGAATATTATTTTGCAATCGTTCCCGAATGTTAGTTTAAGGAATTGTCTCCGTGCTCGGGGGTGTAAAATATTTTGTGTAAACGGTCAGTTGTCGATAATCGACCCCACAAGGAGACGACATGACCGCACGCAAGCCACTTCCCGTCGACCTGATCGACGCCCTCCTGGCGGACTACAAGAACCCTTAAGATATCATCGGCGAGAAAGGTCAGCTCCGTAACCGACTGCTTCGGAAAGTCTCAGCCCCGAGGCAGACCCTCTTCATTGGTTCCAACCCGACCACTCCATTTCGTCCAACGGTCAAAGGCTACGGTCCCATTCAGGGAGCATGTAGAGCTTGGGCTATCCCATTTGGACATCTGAACTTGCTTCGATCATCTTTCCTTTGCCGCCGCAGTGTTTTGTGGCGTCGCCAATGCGTGTCACCGGGATGCCGTTCACAAAAACCGAGGCGCTGCCTTCGGCTGCGGTCCATGTGTTGGGGCCGCAGCATTTGCGGTGCCTTCCAGAGTCGCCAATGCGTAGTACTGGGCGTCCGTTGATAACGACGTCAGGAGACCCGCTCACGGCTGGTCCGCTGACGCGGTGGGAGCAGCAGGAGCTGCCGTGGGAATCACTCGGGCAGTGTGCCTTGTCTCCGACTCTGCAAATTGGGGGCATGAGACCTCCATGAATGATATTTAATAGCTTGTTATTATTGAAATACGTCTGTCTATTTGCGGTCCGCGAAATCAGTGTGTTGAGGTCGGCGGGGACAGCCTTGTCAATCAAACACGCTGCAGCTTGTTTCTTTCCAGATTAATAACGTCATTTTCAAAAAACTAATTCGACATAATGTGTAAACGGGGGCCCGCAGAGTTTTTGCAGGCCCCCGTTTGCTTAGGCGGATGTGGACATGGTTCTCCAGTCGTCGCTTTCGGACGTGCTGGCGATTTCGTGCGTTTTGATGATTTTGCGGTAGGTCATGTAGACGTCTTCAAGATGGGTGAAATGCGCTTGTCCAGGGTCTTGGCAGTTGGGCATGTAGGCTTGGATGTCCACGATGATGGCGTCTTCGAGTTGAATGGTGAAGTAGTGTTCCATGGTTCCCGATGCCGAGGTGCGGTAGAACTTCATCTCGACTTTGGGTAATTTTTCACCGCTGGCCAGGGCCCTGAACAGCAGGGGGGAGGCCTTGTCCATGATCTTGGTGATCTTGAGCGGCTTGTGCACGCGCTGGCCCGTGGGCTGGCCTGACTGGGGGTCGCGCGGCAGGATGATCTGGTGCTCGAAAGCTTCCACTAGGCTCTCGTCCTCGTGACCTTCCTGGTAGATGTTGCCCACCGATGCTTCGGTGAAGTTTCCGGCCGTGATGAGGCCCTGACGTTCTCCGGTGATGCTGATGTAAGCTGGTACTGGCATGGTGTTCTCCTTGGTTGGGGTTGATGTGACGCCCAATCAGCGCAACATGCGTGCCGGGTTGTGATATGCCATAATTTCAAGTAGTTGTTCCTGTATCTGTGCAGATTTCAAGCAAGGATTTGCTTGGAATTGTAAGCGTTATCGGTGTGTTATTGGAATAGTTAGTTAGATCAAGCTGTTGGGGCCGGCAAGGTTTCGCCCTGTGACTCTAAACAGAATGAATATTAATCCTGTCACGTTGTTCCCTTTGTACCAGCGGCATGGTTAAGGCGATTTTTCGCTCCCTATGCCTTGTGATTATCATAAAGCTGCACGTCAATCTGCTTCGACTCTGGAGCGCCTTCTTCCGCTTCCAGGTTATCGGTTCATCTGAGAGTGACCTGCACATGACCGCCGTGTCGTCTGGTGCTTTGCAGTCACGGATTACCTCGACGATAGCCGTTTTATCAGATTATTCCCTGACGCCATGAATTGCTTGGCGAAATTATCGCGGTTGTAGCCAACGGCGTCGAAAGCTTGTCGTCATGGCGGAGGGACATCATGCCTGAAAACAAGTCGCGGATCGTGTCGGTGAAGATGCTGCCCAAAAAGAGCTGACCAGGACGACCGGATCGCAGGGGCGTTGCAAATTGGAGCCGATCAGGGGGTTAGTTCAAGAAATGCCCTTTCAGGATTCACCTCGACGGGGTTGCCGGATTTGTCTGCGCCAGCCATGGCAAAGTGGTATGTTCCGAAAGGTAGTGGCCGGGAGGTCCATGCTCGTCTGGAAGGATACAAGCCGAAATACTGGTCCGCTATCCGGCCTTCGGCATCGAATACGACGATGAGCAGTCTCGTCGCCTCCGAGCGCGCCAAGTGGAATGAAGCGCTCCCCCGGCCAGCCCCCCTTTTTTCGGTCACGGTATCCTGATGTTCCGGGCTTTCGAGCCATGGCAGGGTGGACGGCTTTGCGAAGGTGAGTATCCCGACCAGTCGTTTGGTGTTGACAAAAAATGGCGGTTCATCGTCCGCAGCCGTGATTCTGTATGTGTCGAAGGGAGCCAGTATGCTCAACTCGCACGTTATTTGTTTTTCCGTCATTTCCGAAGGCGTGATGCGACGGGTGGCCTTGAAGGTGCGTTCGTCGTTTTGGATCAGCACTTCCACGTTTTTCCTGGATCGGGGTGTGGACATGACGACCGTGAAAGTCGTCATCAGGTTTGCGGTATCCGCATCGATCTCGACAGAGAGTATCTCCTGACAGCGGGCCATCGCAGGCAGAATGAGGATTATTCCCAGGCAAGCGAGGTATACTGCAAGGGGTCTCATAAATTGCTCACCTGTCCGTTTCTCAACCCTACGGCCTCGCCGGGAGTGAACTCGTCTAGCGTGTGGCTGCGGTTTCTGAATGGAGTGTCCTGAAAGAGCACGCCGATGGATACGAGGCGTGTTTTGGGCACGTGCCTGATCTGGAAAAAATTCAGCCTGTCGTAGATGATCAGATGGGACTCGTCCTCGGCCAGCAGAAAGACCGGGTGTGTCGGGGTTGCCTCCGAGGAATCGAGACGGAGGCTGACCACGGGGAAGATCAGGCTTCGGCCCAGTTTGCCGTACAGCGTCGAAAGCATGAATATTTGGCTGGTAATGATGAGTACCCAAACGATCCTGCCCAGGCGATTGAGGAGGTCGTTGTCGTCCTTGCGGCAGGAGAGGGCCTGCCGGTGGATGAGCAGGAACGCCCCCACGACCAGGGTGGCGAGCAGGATGGCCAGGGTTAAAACCTGTGCTCTGGGGCCTTCCTGGTCCTCATCGGCGTCGTGTCTGAAC
This sequence is a window from Desulfomicrobium apsheronum. Protein-coding genes within it:
- a CDS encoding Hcp family type VI secretion system effector; protein product: MPVPAYISITGERQGLITAGNFTEASVGNIYQEGHEDESLVEAFEHQIILPRDPQSGQPTGQRVHKPLKITKIMDKASPLLFRALASGEKLPKVEMKFYRTSASGTMEHYFTIQLEDAIIVDIQAYMPNCQDPGQAHFTHLEDVYMTYRKIIKTHEIASTSESDDWRTMSTSA
- the imm40 gene encoding Imm40 family immunity protein; translated protein: MDTIWSKESDAILKVGRSLEDVGVYNWALTKTEALMALDRLEAEGIAILGGDVYVMQIDSLQSNYDNWYCDRDENESTLAFVSRSIAKAREYVTNYKLSRDAEYYFAIVPEC
- a CDS encoding PAAR domain-containing protein, whose protein sequence is MPPICRVGDKAHCPSDSHGSSCCSHRVSGPAVSGSPDVVINGRPVLRIGDSGRHRKCCGPNTWTAAEGSASVFVNGIPVTRIGDATKHCGGKGKMIEASSDVQMG